One window from the genome of Musa acuminata AAA Group cultivar baxijiao chromosome BXJ1-4, Cavendish_Baxijiao_AAA, whole genome shotgun sequence encodes:
- the LOC135668696 gene encoding thaumatin-like protein 1b gives MAIVYFVLSPLFFSFSGALAATFTLANNCEYTVWPGVLSSAGTAALPTTGFALQKGETRSLDAPAAWSGRFWGRTHCATDSSGKFSCATGDCGSGSVECSGAGAAPPATLAEFTLDGSGGMDFYDVSLVDGYNLPVLVVPQGGSGGGCSSTGCPVDLNGVCPSDLKVVLSTSDGGSDSVACKSACEAFGSPQYCCSGDYGSPNTCKPSSYSQFFKNACPRAYSYAYDDATSTFTCASANYLIMFCPSTTSQKKSSDSNSDAASMPLSNDTMVYVGGEQVNHAAPTLPHMAAMLLPISLAVLTLRLGF, from the exons ATGGCAATAGTTTACTTCGTTCTCtcacctcttttcttttctttttcag GGGCTCTTGCGGCTACGTTTACGCTGGCAAATAACTGCGAGTACACCGTATGGCCCGGCGTGCTCTCGAGCGCTGGCACGGCCGCGCTGCCAACGACGGGCTTCGCGCTGCAGAAGGGCGAGACGCGGAGCCTCGACGCGCCCGCCGCGTGGTCGGGCCGATTCTGGGGCCGCACTCACTGTGCCACTGACTCGAGCGGCAAGTTCAGCTGCGCAACCGGCGACTGCGGGTCTGGCTCGGTGGAGTGCTCCGGCGCCGGCGCGGCACCCCCGGCGACCCTGGCGGAGTTCACGCTCGACGGCAGCGGCGGGATGGACTTCTACGACGTGAGTCTGGTCGACGGCTACAACCTGCCGGTGCTGGTGGTGCCGCAGGGCGGCTCCGGCGGGGGATGCAGCTCCACCGGCTGTCCGGTGGACCTCAACGGGGTGTGCCCGTCGGACCTCAAGGTGGTGCTGTCGACCTCGGACGGCGGCAGTGACAGCGTCGCGTGCAAGAGCGCGTGCGAGGCGTTCGGATCGCCCCAGTATTGCTGCAGCGGCGACTACGGGAGCCCCAACACGTGCAAGCCGTCGTCCTACTCCCAGTTCTTCAAGAACGCCTGCCCCAGGGCTTACAGCTACGCCTACGACGACGCCACCTCTACGTTCACCTGCGCATCCGCCAACTACCTTATCATGTTCTGCCCCAGCACCACAAG CCAGAAGAAGTCCTCGGACTCGAATTCGGACGCAGCAAGCATGCCGCTGAGCAATGACACGATGGTCTACGTGGGGGGCGAGCAAGTGAACCACGCCGCGCCAACCCTGCCGCACATGGCGGCCATGCTTCTTCCCATCTCCCTCGCTGTCCTCACCTTACGTCTCGGCTTTTAG